GCCTTTTGTAGCATTCAAGACATTGGAATTGTGTGCATTTGTGGAGGTTATGTATGATCCGTGCCCGGTATCAAAGTGATTCCCACTTTTGATTTCATATTTGTATCGATAACATCCGTGAATCGACAGTAAGGATCCGAGCTACAACACCATGTCATTGTGATTAGGAATTGAAGAAACATGTTGGTTCTTGAATTGTTCTTAGGAGAACACTTACCCCAAAGTAAATGGTAATAAGAGTAAAAGTCCACCTGTTGATCAAACATATTTTGAAACATTAATATGACAGAAAACACAAGTCCACTAGTGAAGGAACGAGCGGGAACTGCCTTCCTCTTCCCTCGATTTTGTCGGGAAAAAACAAGTTTTCCCCCCAAAGTTTTTATGCATACTAAACCTATTGTCACCCTCTTAATCGAATTTTCTTGCTCCATCCCCGAGTAATATCAAGATGACTTCCATAAGCTACTATAATAGACACGAATCAAACCAAGAAATAGAAACTTACTGAGTATAGAAGTAAAAAATGTCCCCTCCATCGACAGCAACATTCAGTATCAGCATTAACAGAAGCACTAAGAAGGCCCAAACTCTGAATCCAAGTAGCCAGCCCGGATGAACACTTGTAAGACAAGGTTTCCACACTTCATCTTCATACAACACCCCAGGTGAATCTTTTTGTGGGTTTTGCGCATTCGTTTCTTCTGTTTCACGACGACCTTCGGATTTCGAGATAAGAATTGATGCAAAAACAATAGACATTAAAAGCCATATTGAACAGAGTGTGACCCTCCAATTTAGCCAGTATGCTGCTGTGGTTGTATCAGTAGTCATGGCTGGTCGCCATGAACTTTTTGTGGATCCTGTTATAAATGTTAAGAAACTCATTTACGTTCCCTGTTTCGAATTTCTCCGAAAAAATTCCCTCGAATGGGAATAATATCACTTGGGTCGTTGAGAGTATAATGGAACAAACGTTCAAAATTGTGTGACAACCTAAAGATTAAGTTTTTATTCCTCGATTAATCTGAACGGAATGGAATTCAAGAATTGGCGAAAATTTTCAAATGGAAGAATGAAAAAACGAGAATCATAAGACTGAAGAATTGCAATGCTCAAAGCTGAAGAGCAAGAATCAAATCCTTCAAAGAAACCAAGAATTGTAGTTTTATGGCAGATTGAAGAAAAATCAAGTCCGAAAAATTGTCCAACGTTAACTTCTGTAAGAAGAGATTCCAAACTTTCATGGGAAATTTTTTGTACAGAAAactacaaaaaatatatatatattatatatatatatatgaatgagAGATTGGAAAAGAATGCAAGGTTCTTAACCGTAAGCTAATAAAAGATGGAATACTTACAGAAGGAACCAACATTATGTTAAAGTAGGATATGCTTTGCTTCTCTGTATTGCAGGGAAACTctaaggaaaaaaaataaagaaaagagAGAAGACCATGTGTGCTTTGATCGCAAGCTTCCACTTTTAATTTGATTCTTCCCCAATATTAACAGGTACATACTAAATGTCACTTTCGtctttttcaaataaaaaagtaTTCAAATTTTATTAATAACTTTGAAAAATCTGATTCttaaaatttacaaatatattacataaaatgcttcaatgtatttaaaatataaattttatacttgcaaaaaaaaaaataaactaaacttcaaatttaaaatattgatgaGTTGGCACTAGTCCAGGTCACAATCCCCATGCAGAATTTaagttttttcttttttcttttaaaaaaaaacacagaCTCGTCGTCTTTTGTTGTACAGAAGCAGCCTTTGTGTATGTTTCTTTATAGGTTTTGGAGAGGGAAGATGGACCCGTTTTGTTTCTGACTCTGGATTTTGTGTTATTTGATTCTGTTTTAAAGCATATAAATTAATTCATGCTTAATTATAAAGCCATTTTTGAAAGGGGATTAACATGGATTGTAAACTGAAGCACCCTGCCTAGCTAATTAGGTTCTCAGCCAAGACAAGAATCGGAGAAGTAGATTAAAACAGTGTTCTAAAAAACGTAGTGGTAAGTAGGTGTCTAGCACTTGGGcgttttttttttatacttaaatatcttttttttttccacttCATGTTTTTTCAATAGTTTGTTCTACGTTCGATTTGAACTCAAAGTCAatgatatttttctttttattctaTATGAATTGATCGAAAAATATGtcgaacaattttttttaaaaaaaataataaaaagaaatcgtatattattaaattaagcTGATTGAGCCGTCAAATCAAGTAGGCGGCCGATTTTTTTAACATCCAAAGAAATTGTCTTTCTAAAAATCGGAACAGTGAGCGACGACTCCGTAATTATCGAATCAAGGtacacaaaattatttttcatgtgtAAGGGGAGTAGAATAATAAAATGAAACGAGGTGCACATCAACAAACTGGGCGATGCATAAGAGTTGTGGGAATTAGAGACAAATTATAAAATAAGCTTCCCAAGCCgaagaaataaaataacaaaggACTAAAAGTGAGAGAGCATTTGCTTTTGGACCAGTCTTTGGTCAAATATATTGCCAGCACCTTTTTCACAGATTGACCCTCTGTCTTTTCAAAATTAGAAAGTGATCCACTAAAATGGCTAAAATGGCAAATATATATCTTGGTTTCCCCACATCAAAGTTAAGCCCTATTTATAGGTTttgtaataataatttaaatatattctcGTACCTTTCTCCTTGTGATTATTGACAGTGTAAAAGTGTCAATTTAACAGCGAAAATTTCACTTATTTTAGTAAAATTTGGTTTCTAAAACGAAGCTTAGTTGTTTA
This genomic interval from Primulina tabacum isolate GXHZ01 unplaced genomic scaffold, ASM2559414v2 Contig369, whole genome shotgun sequence contains the following:
- the LOC142534115 gene encoding uncharacterized protein LOC142534115 isoform X2, which encodes MFRIEGSTKSSWRPAMTTDTTTAAYWLNWRVTLCSIWLLMSIVFASILISKSEGRRETEETNAQNPQKDSPGVLYEDEVWKPCLTSVHPGWLLGFRVWAFLVLLLMLILNVAVDGGDIFYFYTQWTFTLITIYFGLGSLLSIHGCYRYKYEIKSGNHFDTGHGSYITSTNAHNSNVLNATKGMELNEEHLHRKIAGFWGYLFQIIFQMNAGAVILTDVVFWFIFVPFLTIKDYNLNFLIINMHSINAVFLIGDTALNSLRFPWFRIGYFFLWTSIFVIFQWIVHACISIWWPYPFLDLSSPFSPLWYSTVALMHAPCYGIFVLIMKGKHFLLSKWFPHSYRSMQ
- the LOC142534115 gene encoding uncharacterized protein LOC142534115 isoform X1 → MSFLTFITGSTKSSWRPAMTTDTTTAAYWLNWRVTLCSIWLLMSIVFASILISKSEGRRETEETNAQNPQKDSPGVLYEDEVWKPCLTSVHPGWLLGFRVWAFLVLLLMLILNVAVDGGDIFYFYTQWTFTLITIYFGLGSLLSIHGCYRYKYEIKSGNHFDTGHGSYITSTNAHNSNVLNATKGMELNEEHLHRKIAGFWGYLFQIIFQMNAGAVILTDVVFWFIFVPFLTIKDYNLNFLIINMHSINAVFLIGDTALNSLRFPWFRIGYFFLWTSIFVIFQWIVHACISIWWPYPFLDLSSPFSPLWYSTVALMHAPCYGIFVLIMKGKHFLLSKWFPHSYRSMQ
- the LOC142534115 gene encoding uncharacterized protein LOC142534115 isoform X3; this encodes MTTDTTTAAYWLNWRVTLCSIWLLMSIVFASILISKSEGRRETEETNAQNPQKDSPGVLYEDEVWKPCLTSVHPGWLLGFRVWAFLVLLLMLILNVAVDGGDIFYFYTQWTFTLITIYFGLGSLLSIHGCYRYKYEIKSGNHFDTGHGSYITSTNAHNSNVLNATKGMELNEEHLHRKIAGFWGYLFQIIFQMNAGAVILTDVVFWFIFVPFLTIKDYNLNFLIINMHSINAVFLIGDTALNSLRFPWFRIGYFFLWTSIFVIFQWIVHACISIWWPYPFLDLSSPFSPLWYSTVALMHAPCYGIFVLIMKGKHFLLSKWFPHSYRSMQ